The Chryseobacterium indicum genome includes a window with the following:
- the nusG gene encoding transcription termination/antitermination protein NusG, with product MSELKWYVLKAISGQENKVKNYIETEIKRLGFEQYVTQVVIPMEKVIQIRNGKKVPKERPYYPGYLMIEADLMGEIPHVIKNIPGVISFLSLTKGGDPVPMRKSEVNRMLGRMDELSEFASDVEIPYVVGENVKVIDGPFNGFNGTVEKILEDKKKIEVSVLIFGRKTPMELSYMQVEKV from the coding sequence ATGAGCGAATTGAAATGGTATGTGCTGAAAGCGATCAGCGGACAGGAAAATAAAGTGAAAAACTACATTGAGACGGAAATCAAACGTTTAGGATTTGAGCAGTACGTAACTCAGGTAGTTATTCCTATGGAAAAGGTTATTCAGATCAGAAACGGTAAAAAAGTTCCTAAAGAAAGACCTTACTATCCTGGATACTTAATGATTGAAGCTGATTTGATGGGGGAAATTCCTCACGTTATCAAAAACATTCCGGGAGTTATTTCTTTCTTAAGCTTAACAAAAGGAGGAGATCCTGTTCCGATGAGAAAATCTGAAGTAAACAGAATGCTTGGAAGAATGGATGAACTTTCTGAGTTTGCAAGCGATGTTGAAATCCCTTATGTAGTGGGTGAAAACGTTAAAGTAATTGACGGACCATTCAACGGATTCAACGGAACTGTTGAAAAAATTCTTGAAGATAAAAAGAAAATTGAAGTTTCTGTACTTATCTTCGGTAGAAAAACTCCAATGGAGCTTAGCTATATGCAGGTAGAAAAAGTGTAA
- the rplK gene encoding 50S ribosomal protein L11 — protein MAKKVFKMVKLQVKGGAANPSPPVGPALGSAGVNIMEFCKQFNGRTQDKPGQVLPVVITVYEDKSFEFVIKTPPAAIQLMDAAKIKGGSGEPNRNKVGAVTWAQVQKIAEDKMADLNCFTMDSAVSMVAGTARSMGLRVTGTKPTFNA, from the coding sequence ATGGCTAAAAAAGTCTTTAAAATGGTAAAACTTCAGGTGAAAGGTGGCGCAGCTAACCCTTCTCCACCAGTAGGTCCAGCTTTGGGTTCTGCAGGTGTGAACATCATGGAGTTTTGTAAGCAATTTAACGGAAGAACTCAAGATAAGCCGGGACAAGTTTTACCTGTAGTAATTACAGTATACGAAGACAAATCTTTTGAATTCGTAATCAAAACTCCTCCTGCAGCAATCCAGTTAATGGATGCGGCTAAGATCAAGGGAGGTTCCGGAGAACCGAACAGAAACAAAGTAGGTGCTGTAACTTGGGCTCAGGTTCAAAAGATTGCTGAAGATAAAATGGCAGACCTTAACTGCTTTACAATGGATTCAGCTGTTTCTATGGTTGCAGGTACTGCAAGATCTATGGGATTAAGAGTAACAGGAACTAAACCAACTTTTAACGCTTAA
- the rplA gene encoding 50S ribosomal protein L1, with the protein MAKLTKKQKEALSKVEKGRIYNLEEGAALVKEVNTAKFDASVDIAVRLGVDPRKANQMVRGVVSLPHGTGKDVKVLALVTPDKEAEAKEAGADYVGLDEYLQKIKEGWTDVDVIVTMPAVMGKLGPLGRVLGPRGLMPNPKSGTVTMEIGKAVTEVKAGKIDFKVDKYGIIHAGIGKVSFDAAKIKENAQELISTLIKMKPTAAKGTYVKSIYLSSTMSPGIAIDTKSVN; encoded by the coding sequence ATGGCAAAATTAACAAAGAAGCAAAAGGAAGCTTTAAGCAAAGTAGAAAAAGGAAGAATCTATAACCTTGAAGAAGGTGCAGCTCTTGTAAAAGAAGTAAATACTGCAAAGTTTGATGCTTCTGTAGACATCGCTGTAAGATTAGGGGTAGATCCAAGAAAAGCAAACCAAATGGTAAGAGGTGTTGTGTCTCTTCCTCACGGAACTGGTAAAGATGTTAAAGTTTTGGCTTTAGTAACTCCAGATAAAGAAGCAGAAGCTAAAGAAGCGGGTGCTGATTATGTAGGTCTTGATGAATATTTACAAAAAATCAAAGAAGGTTGGACAGACGTTGACGTTATTGTTACGATGCCGGCTGTAATGGGTAAATTAGGGCCATTGGGTAGAGTATTAGGACCAAGAGGTTTAATGCCAAACCCTAAATCAGGTACTGTAACAATGGAAATTGGTAAAGCAGTAACTGAAGTGAAAGCTGGTAAAATTGATTTCAAAGTTGATAAATACGGTATTATCCACGCTGGTATTGGTAAAGTATCTTTCGATGCTGCTAAAATCAAGGAAAATGCTCAGGAATTGATCTCTACTTTGATTAAAATGAAGCCAACTGCTGCTAAAGGTACTTATGTGAAGTCGATCTATCTTTCTTCTACAATGAGTCCTGGTATTGCAATCGATACTAAATCTGTTAACTAA
- the rplJ gene encoding 50S ribosomal protein L10, translating into MTKDQKVVAIQEIKDLLQDAKVVYVADLEGLNAGKSSDFRRQAFKQNIKVKVVKNTLLQKAMEQIEGVDYSEMFQSFKGNSAIMISETASAPAKLIRDFRKKEEKPALKSAFVQETFYVGDNNLEMLANIKSREEMIGEIIGLLQSPIQRVVSALQNKPETVEAKAEEAAPAVEEAPATETPETPAAEGEAPAAE; encoded by the coding sequence ATGACAAAAGACCAAAAAGTTGTAGCAATACAAGAGATCAAAGATTTGCTTCAGGATGCTAAAGTAGTTTATGTTGCAGATCTAGAAGGTTTGAACGCTGGAAAATCTTCTGACTTCAGAAGACAGGCTTTCAAGCAAAATATCAAAGTAAAAGTTGTTAAAAATACACTTTTACAAAAAGCAATGGAGCAAATTGAAGGAGTAGATTACTCTGAGATGTTCCAGTCTTTCAAAGGAAATTCAGCAATTATGATTTCTGAGACTGCAAGTGCTCCTGCAAAATTAATCAGAGACTTCAGAAAGAAAGAAGAAAAGCCGGCTTTGAAGTCTGCTTTCGTTCAGGAAACTTTCTATGTTGGTGACAATAACCTAGAGATGTTAGCTAACATCAAGTCTAGAGAAGAAATGATCGGTGAAATCATCGGATTACTTCAGTCTCCAATCCAGAGAGTTGTTTCTGCTCTTCAAAACAAACCTGAGACAGTAGAAGCTAAAGCTGAAGAAGCTGCACCTGCAGTAGAAGAAGCTCCTGCTACTGAAACTCCGGAAACTCCGGCTGCTGAAGGAGAAGCTCCAGCTGCTGAATAA
- the rplL gene encoding 50S ribosomal protein L7/L12 yields MSDLKNLAETLVNLTVKDVNELAAILKDEYGIEPAAAAVVVAAGGAGEAAEEKTEFDVILKSAGASKLAIVKLVKDLTGAGLKEAKDIVDGAPAPLKQGVSKDEAEALKKQLEEAGAEVELK; encoded by the coding sequence ATGTCAGATTTAAAAAATTTAGCTGAAACGCTAGTAAACTTAACAGTAAAAGACGTAAACGAATTAGCTGCTATCCTTAAGGATGAGTACGGAATTGAGCCAGCTGCTGCTGCAGTAGTAGTTGCTGCAGGTGGTGCAGGTGAAGCTGCTGAAGAAAAAACTGAATTCGACGTAATTCTTAAGTCTGCAGGTGCTTCTAAATTAGCTATCGTTAAATTAGTAAAAGATTTAACTGGTGCTGGTCTTAAAGAAGCTAAAGACATCGTAGACGGTGCTCCAGCTCCATTGAAGCAAGGTGTATCTAAAGACGAAGCTGAAGCTCTTAAGAAGCAATTAGAAGAAGCTGGTGCTGAAGTAGAATTGAAATAA
- a CDS encoding T9SS type A sorting domain-containing protein — translation MTKKLFGKTTAFLMLLLLSVKIFGQGYTPIRGMGVEAKPLNANGICIACYSGSMNPLIDANLDNSVSMGSFATLVSGNGVSVKNTNVTYPAGYITGFNVDLGTSIFTASFLSNLRISTYKAGVLQECSNSATLLSVPAFGGTKTRVFLHFKTSKSFDEVRLYQVNALSVFSALNVYYAFAFDPNKVPVDNNGICDDIIAGNGVDGNVSGSSNFLAPLSFVIDRDKIGDGDKNSYGSVVLPAGLLGSYSVGVLDKNQVYPAGNKAGFVIEPDDQGKLLSAEFLKNITIETYLFGQLQDSKNLFDGGGLINIKVLRFGSNKQKISLNTTKPFNEVRLKITQTVGVNFGAMKVFYAFEEPQDCDCNEYIQTSGTSRLGDIVQGASWTGASGTIFGLTNITNTGNVVDTNTTNFATVNLSPINLLIPTVRLTVKSNTGEYPAGTFGGFTLTKSANLLTVNALDYITITFYKGTTVTESRTSGGLFSGQFFTSATNQFYVGFTATKSFDRMKIEINPGIGITLAQQYYIYNAFVQLDDDQDGVPNCNDKCPNGNDSIDNNGNGIPDCAEGCSAVNDKSSAVDSDGDGIADACDKDSDNDGIPDALEDLNGNGKFEDDDVDGNKLVISELGDGISSYLDLDSDNDGILDLFESGIPASVIDQIDTDHNGVIDSGVAVGNNGIADVLETAPDSGVMKYPLKNTDGDDKPDFVDLKSNNVDFDLYTIGKDNLDDLGEGFISRIDDADADGIQAVVDTDLVKKGSPNSPLSPYSSVAKNSGLTARASLGEVKTAANDVKVYPNPVKAGENLNVKSNEEGVYTLFSAQGQLIKSGKFSGNAEIGTSSLPAGMYVIKVETKTTVKSYKVIVR, via the coding sequence ATGACAAAAAAATTATTCGGGAAAACTACAGCTTTTCTGATGCTGTTACTGTTGTCCGTAAAGATTTTCGGACAAGGCTACACACCGATCCGCGGAATGGGTGTGGAGGCAAAACCATTAAACGCTAATGGTATATGTATTGCCTGTTACAGCGGAAGCATGAATCCTCTTATTGATGCCAATTTAGATAACAGTGTCAGTATGGGAAGCTTTGCCACTTTGGTAAGCGGAAACGGAGTATCTGTAAAAAATACAAATGTTACCTATCCTGCAGGCTATATTACAGGATTTAATGTAGATCTTGGTACCAGTATTTTTACAGCAAGTTTTTTAAGTAATTTAAGAATAAGTACTTATAAAGCGGGTGTTCTTCAGGAATGTTCCAATAGTGCTACTTTGTTGTCCGTACCTGCATTTGGAGGTACAAAAACAAGAGTTTTCCTGCATTTTAAAACGTCTAAAAGTTTTGATGAAGTAAGATTATATCAGGTTAATGCTCTTTCGGTATTCAGCGCGCTGAATGTTTATTATGCATTTGCTTTCGATCCGAATAAAGTTCCTGTAGACAATAACGGGATTTGCGATGATATTATTGCCGGAAACGGAGTGGATGGGAATGTTTCAGGAAGCAGTAACTTTTTAGCTCCTCTTTCTTTCGTAATTGACAGAGATAAAATTGGAGACGGAGACAAAAATTCTTATGGTTCTGTTGTTTTACCTGCTGGTTTGTTAGGTTCTTACTCTGTGGGTGTTTTAGATAAAAATCAGGTTTATCCTGCAGGAAATAAAGCGGGCTTTGTAATCGAACCTGATGATCAGGGCAAGTTATTAAGTGCTGAATTTTTGAAGAACATAACAATTGAAACTTATTTATTCGGACAGCTTCAGGATTCTAAAAACTTATTTGATGGAGGAGGACTTATTAATATTAAAGTTTTAAGATTTGGTTCCAACAAACAGAAGATTTCCCTCAATACAACAAAACCTTTCAATGAAGTGAGATTAAAGATCACTCAGACTGTAGGGGTAAATTTTGGAGCGATGAAAGTATTTTATGCCTTCGAAGAACCTCAGGATTGCGACTGTAATGAGTACATTCAGACTTCGGGAACTTCAAGATTAGGAGATATTGTGCAGGGGGCTTCTTGGACAGGTGCTTCCGGAACGATTTTCGGATTAACCAACATTACCAACACAGGAAACGTTGTAGATACCAACACCACAAATTTTGCTACAGTAAATTTATCTCCTATAAATTTGTTAATTCCTACCGTTAGACTAACGGTTAAAAGCAATACGGGAGAATATCCTGCGGGAACTTTTGGCGGATTTACATTAACGAAAAGTGCTAATTTATTAACTGTAAATGCTTTAGATTATATTACCATTACTTTTTATAAAGGAACAACAGTAACGGAATCCAGAACTTCAGGCGGATTGTTCAGTGGGCAGTTCTTTACTTCTGCAACCAATCAGTTTTATGTAGGCTTTACTGCAACAAAATCGTTTGACAGGATGAAGATAGAAATCAATCCGGGAATCGGAATTACTCTGGCTCAGCAATATTATATTTATAATGCGTTTGTTCAGCTTGATGATGATCAGGATGGTGTTCCGAACTGTAATGATAAGTGTCCGAACGGAAACGACAGTATTGATAATAACGGAAATGGTATTCCGGATTGTGCGGAAGGATGTTCTGCGGTAAACGATAAGTCTTCGGCTGTAGATAGTGATGGCGACGGAATTGCTGATGCTTGTGATAAAGATTCTGATAACGACGGTATTCCGGATGCGCTGGAAGATCTTAACGGAAACGGAAAATTTGAAGATGATGATGTGGATGGAAATAAACTGGTAATTTCAGAATTGGGAGACGGAATTTCAAGTTACCTTGATCTGGATTCGGATAATGATGGTATTTTAGATTTATTTGAATCAGGGATCCCGGCTTCGGTTATTGATCAGATTGATACAGACCATAATGGAGTAATTGATAGCGGAGTTGCGGTAGGAAATAACGGAATTGCAGATGTTCTTGAAACAGCACCGGATTCCGGAGTGATGAAATATCCTTTAAAAAATACAGACGGAGATGATAAACCAGACTTCGTGGATCTTAAATCCAATAATGTAGACTTCGATCTTTATACCATCGGTAAGGATAATCTGGATGATCTTGGAGAAGGATTTATTTCAAGAATAGATGATGCAGATGCAGATGGAATTCAGGCGGTTGTAGATACGGATCTTGTTAAAAAAGGTTCTCCGAATTCTCCTCTTTCTCCATATTCTTCTGTAGCTAAAAACAGCGGTCTAACAGCAAGAGCATCTCTTGGAGAAGTAAAAACTGCTGCAAATGATGTTAAAGTATATCCTAATCCTGTAAAAGCAGGTGAAAATTTAAATGTAAAATCTAACGAAGAAGGCGTTTATACTTTGTTTTCAGCCCAGGGACAATTAATTAAATCAGGTAAATTCTCCGGAAATGCTGAAATCGGTACTTCTTCTTTACCTGCAGGAATGTATGTTATAAAAGTAGAAACAAAAACGACTGTAAAATCATATAAGGTCATCGTAAGGTAA
- the rpoB gene encoding DNA-directed RNA polymerase subunit beta, with protein MSKTTPTTRGNQRVNFSSAKGKIITPDFLDIQIESFSEFFQLDTLPEDRKNEGLYKTFQENFPITDSRNQFVLEFLDYLVDSPRYSIDECVERGLTYSVPLKARLKLYCTDPEHEDFQTVVQDVYLGPVPYMTPSGSFIINGAERVIVTQLHRSPGVFFGQTYHANGTKLYYSRIIPFKGSWMEFTTDINSVMYAYIDRKKKLPLTTLLRAIGYESDKDILQIFDLAEEVKVSKAALKKVEGRTLAARVLNTWFEDFVDEDTGEVVSIERNEIILDRETILEKEHLDLILDAGVKSILIHKENSNEFSIIQNTLQKDPTNSEKEAVEYIYRQLRNADPPDEETARGIIEKLFFSEQRYSLGEVGRYRLNKKLGLNIPTTTEVLTKEDIIAIVRHLIELVNSKAEVDDIDHLSNRRIKTVGEQLAGQFGVGLSRIARTIKERMNVRDNEIFTPLDLVNAKTLTSVINSFFGTNQLSQFMDQTNPLSEITHKRRLSALGPGGLSRERAGFEVRDVHHTHYGRICPIETPEGPNIGLISSLGIYAKINRLGFIETPYRKVENGKIELNADPIYLNAEDEESKVIAQANVELSDNGEFETDRIIARLDGDYPVVEPSQVDLIDVAPNQISGISASLIPFLEHDDANRALMGSNMMRQAVPLLKPQAPIVGTGLEQQVARDSRILINAEGTGTVEYVDADRIVIKYERSEDEDLVQFESATKTYNLTKFRKTNQSTTITLRPNVRVGDVVEKGQVLCDGYATEKGELALGRNLVVAFMPWKGYNFEDAIVINEKVVREDWFTSIHVDEYSLEVRDTKLGMEELTADIPNVSEEATKDLDENGMIRIGAEVKPGDIMIGKITPKGESDPTPEEKLLRAIFGDKAGDVKDASLKADSSLRGVVIDKKLFSRNIKDKKKRTEEKLKLEEIENTYKAKFDDLRNTLIEKLNTLVSGKTSQGVKNDLDEEIIGKGVKFTHKLLTSVEDYVNVSGSDWTVDNDKNELIKQLIHNYKIKYNDIQGVKNREKFAISIGDELPAGIMKLAKVYIAKKRKLNVGDKMAGRHGNKGIVSRIVREEDMPFLEDGTPVDIVLNPLGVPSRMNIGQIYETVLGWAGQKLGLKFATPIFDGASLDQITEYTEKAGLPKFGHTHLYDGGTGERFTQAATVGVIYMLKLGHMVDDKMHARSIGPYSLITQQPLGGKAQFGGQRFGEMEVWALEAFGASNILREILTVKSDDVIGRAKTYEAIAKGESMPEPGIPESFNVLLHELQGLGLDVRLEE; from the coding sequence ATGAGTAAAACAACACCTACAACTAGGGGAAATCAGAGAGTGAATTTCTCTTCAGCGAAAGGAAAAATCATTACTCCGGACTTTCTGGATATCCAGATTGAGTCTTTTAGTGAATTTTTCCAGCTTGATACGCTTCCTGAAGACAGAAAAAATGAAGGTCTTTACAAGACCTTTCAGGAAAATTTCCCGATTACCGATTCCAGAAACCAATTCGTATTGGAATTTTTGGATTATCTGGTAGATTCTCCACGTTATTCAATCGATGAGTGTGTGGAAAGAGGTTTAACGTATTCCGTTCCTCTTAAAGCAAGACTTAAATTGTATTGTACAGACCCTGAACACGAGGATTTCCAGACTGTGGTTCAGGATGTATACTTAGGTCCGGTTCCTTACATGACGCCGTCTGGTTCATTCATTATCAATGGAGCAGAGCGTGTAATCGTAACTCAGTTACACAGATCTCCGGGTGTATTCTTCGGACAGACTTATCACGCAAACGGAACTAAACTTTATTATTCAAGAATTATCCCTTTCAAAGGATCTTGGATGGAATTTACGACAGATATCAACAGCGTAATGTACGCGTATATCGACCGTAAGAAAAAATTACCATTAACCACTTTATTAAGAGCGATCGGGTATGAGTCTGATAAGGATATCCTTCAGATCTTCGACCTTGCTGAAGAAGTGAAAGTTTCTAAAGCTGCCCTTAAAAAAGTAGAAGGGAGAACATTGGCTGCGAGAGTATTGAACACTTGGTTCGAAGATTTCGTAGACGAAGATACCGGTGAGGTTGTTTCTATCGAAAGAAACGAAATCATCTTAGACAGAGAAACGATTCTTGAAAAAGAACATTTAGATCTTATTCTTGATGCGGGTGTGAAATCAATCCTGATTCACAAAGAAAACAGCAACGAGTTCTCTATCATCCAGAATACACTACAGAAAGACCCTACTAACTCTGAAAAAGAAGCAGTAGAATATATCTATCGTCAGTTAAGAAACGCAGATCCGCCAGATGAGGAAACAGCAAGAGGAATCATTGAAAAATTATTCTTCTCTGAGCAAAGATATTCATTAGGTGAAGTAGGACGTTACAGACTAAACAAAAAGTTAGGTCTAAACATTCCTACGACAACTGAGGTTCTTACAAAAGAGGATATCATTGCGATAGTAAGACACTTGATCGAACTTGTAAACTCTAAAGCTGAGGTTGATGATATCGACCACTTATCAAACAGAAGAATTAAAACTGTTGGTGAGCAATTGGCAGGACAGTTTGGGGTAGGTCTTTCAAGAATTGCAAGAACAATCAAGGAAAGAATGAACGTTAGAGATAACGAAATCTTTACTCCTCTTGATCTTGTTAACGCGAAAACTTTAACATCAGTAATCAACTCGTTCTTTGGTACCAACCAGCTTTCTCAGTTCATGGATCAAACCAACCCTCTATCAGAAATCACGCACAAGCGTAGACTTTCTGCATTAGGACCTGGAGGTTTATCAAGAGAAAGAGCAGGTTTCGAGGTTCGAGACGTTCACCATACCCACTACGGAAGAATTTGTCCAATTGAAACTCCGGAAGGACCAAACATCGGTTTGATTTCATCTTTAGGTATTTATGCGAAAATCAACAGACTTGGTTTCATCGAAACTCCGTACAGAAAAGTAGAAAATGGTAAAATCGAGCTTAATGCAGATCCTATCTACTTAAATGCAGAAGACGAAGAATCTAAAGTAATTGCTCAGGCAAACGTTGAATTGAGCGACAACGGTGAATTCGAAACAGACAGAATTATTGCAAGATTAGATGGTGACTATCCTGTAGTTGAGCCATCTCAGGTAGACCTTATCGACGTTGCACCAAACCAGATCTCTGGTATCTCCGCTTCATTAATTCCTTTCTTGGAGCATGATGATGCGAACCGTGCGTTGATGGGATCGAACATGATGCGTCAGGCAGTTCCTCTATTGAAGCCGCAGGCTCCGATCGTAGGTACAGGGCTTGAGCAGCAGGTTGCAAGAGATTCAAGAATCTTAATTAACGCTGAAGGTACAGGTACTGTAGAATATGTAGATGCCGACAGAATCGTTATTAAATATGAAAGAAGCGAAGACGAAGATTTAGTACAATTCGAGTCTGCTACTAAAACATATAACTTAACTAAGTTCAGAAAAACCAACCAGAGTACTACCATTACCCTAAGACCAAACGTAAGAGTAGGTGATGTAGTGGAAAAAGGACAGGTGCTTTGCGACGGTTATGCTACTGAAAAAGGAGAATTGGCTCTTGGTAGAAACTTAGTGGTTGCGTTCATGCCTTGGAAAGGATATAACTTCGAGGATGCGATCGTAATCAACGAAAAAGTAGTTCGTGAAGACTGGTTTACTTCAATTCACGTGGATGAATATTCTCTTGAGGTTCGTGATACCAAATTAGGTATGGAAGAATTGACAGCAGATATTCCAAACGTTTCTGAAGAAGCTACTAAAGATCTTGACGAAAACGGTATGATCAGAATCGGTGCTGAAGTGAAGCCTGGAGATATCATGATTGGTAAAATTACTCCAAAAGGTGAATCTGACCCGACTCCTGAAGAAAAACTTCTTAGAGCAATCTTCGGTGACAAAGCCGGTGATGTAAAAGATGCTTCATTGAAAGCAGATTCATCATTAAGAGGTGTTGTTATTGACAAAAAATTGTTCTCAAGAAACATCAAAGATAAAAAGAAGAGAACTGAAGAAAAACTTAAGCTTGAAGAAATTGAAAACACTTACAAGGCTAAGTTTGATGATTTAAGAAATACTTTAATTGAAAAATTAAATACCCTTGTAAGCGGTAAAACTTCTCAGGGCGTGAAAAACGACCTTGATGAAGAAATCATCGGTAAAGGGGTGAAGTTCACTCACAAATTATTAACTTCAGTTGAAGATTATGTAAACGTTAGCGGTTCAGACTGGACAGTTGATAACGATAAAAATGAATTAATCAAACAGTTAATTCACAACTACAAAATCAAGTACAACGATATTCAGGGAGTTAAAAACCGTGAGAAATTTGCAATTTCAATCGGAGACGAATTACCTGCAGGTATCATGAAGTTGGCTAAAGTGTACATCGCTAAGAAACGTAAACTGAACGTAGGAGATAAAATGGCGGGTCGTCACGGTAACAAAGGTATCGTTTCGAGAATCGTTCGTGAAGAAGATATGCCATTCCTTGAAGACGGAACACCGGTAGATATCGTATTGAATCCACTTGGAGTACCTTCGCGTATGAACATCGGTCAGATCTATGAAACAGTTCTTGGATGGGCTGGTCAGAAATTAGGATTGAAGTTCGCGACACCAATCTTCGATGGAGCTAGCTTAGATCAGATTACGGAGTACACTGAGAAAGCAGGTCTTCCTAAATTCGGTCACACTCACCTTTATGATGGGGGTACAGGAGAAAGATTTACTCAGGCTGCAACAGTAGGGGTAATCTATATGTTGAAACTGGGGCACATGGTTGATGATAAAATGCACGCACGTTCTATCGGTCCGTACTCATTGATTACTCAACAGCCGTTAGGAGGTAAAGCTCAGTTCGGAGGTCAGAGATTTGGAGAGATGGAGGTTTGGGCACTTGAAGCATTCGGTGCATCAAATATCCTGAGAGAGATCCTTACCGTGAAGTCGGATGACGTTATTGGTAGAGCGAAAACTTATGAAGCTATTGCAAAAGGTGAATCGATGCCTGAACCAGGTATTCCGGAATCCTTCAATGTACTGCTTCACGAGCTACAAGGTCTTGGATTAGACGTAAGACTAGAGGAATAA